Genomic window (Spirosoma sp. KCTC 42546):
ACAACTCCCGAAATTTTTGATTTATAAAGGGTTGAGTATAATTTAAGAAGTAGTGGCATTCTGCTCTTTACAGGTAACAGTATGTTAGGGTAAAAAAGCTTTTTGGTCGCTTCGTAAACTAATTCATCACCAAAATTTTCATCGCCTAAAAAGCCATAATATGCTAAAATTTTATGTTTTGTAAATATAATTTTCGATAAACTTGGAAAATGGCCTAATGTATACGCTTCTTTGTAAACGTTTTTTAACTTTTTAATGCTATTCATGTAATGTGGTATTTTTCAGTAATTTAGTTGAAATTATTTTTCTTTAATTCTAAAGCAAGATATATCAATCTTACAAAGTAAATAGTTCCAGTTGTGAAAATTCCATAATATATTACACTTACCACCTCATTTAAAGGCATAATAAGAGCAACTGCTATTTGGACAATTACTGCTACAGTAATAAATATGTATGGATTCATTATTATACCTCTTACTGAAAGTAACTGATTTGTACTGGTGCTAATTAGGCCAAGGCAACCACTAAATATAATTAACACAACCTCTTTGTTTAAGCCATTAAAGTTACTTCCTAAAAGGAAAATAATTTGATTTGAAAATATATATGCTATAAAAACAATAATTACGCTTATTGCCAATAATATTAATTGCAATCCTATAAAGCTTCTCTTTACCATTGAACTGCTTTTAGGAAGCCTTGCAAATTTTGGGATAAAGACTGTATTAAATACAGTAGTAAAGAAAGTAAACAGTATAGAGAGTCGGCTAAGGCCGCCTATTTGAGCAAGTGAATTTGTTGATCCGAAAATTGATATAACCCAGATAGTAATTTGGCTAGAGAAACAGTAATATACGGATGTAGGGAGTATTCGTTTAACAGTTAAAAATATTTTTCCTTCAACTTCTTTGCTTGGAAGTAAATTAATGTTTACTGATGTTTTTAAATCTTTACGTAGGTAGTAGTTTGACCATATTTGAGTTAGACCAGCTATGAAAATTGCAATCCAACTCCATGGCAAAATAATTATAAAGGGAACCAGAAAAATTAACCTGGCTGCATTCGATAGGAGCTGTATTTTTTGAAGAAAAGCAAATTTTTGATCTAATTTATAAGCAACTTGAAAAATTGAAGTTGTTAGTGCTGAATTTAAAGCTGGAATTAA
Coding sequences:
- a CDS encoding lipopolysaccharide biosynthesis protein → MNSKYLRKRFNYEKLWSISKILASVGFTQGIIQIIGFISGILLIRLLPAHEYALYTLANTMLGTMTVLADGGISTGVMSLGGQVWQDKEKLGTVLSTGIYLRKKFAVISLFFTLPVLIVLLNLHESRWYESILIILTLIPALNSALTTSIFQVAYKLDQKFAFLQKIQLLSNAARLIFLVPFIIILPWSWIAIFIAGLTQIWSNYYLRKDLKTSVNINLLPSKEVEGKIFLTVKRILPTSVYYCFSSQITIWVISIFGSTNSLAQIGGLSRLSILFTFFTTVFNTVFIPKFARLPKSSSMVKRSFIGLQLILLAISVIIVFIAYIFSNQIIFLLGSNFNGLNKEVVLIIFSGCLGLISTSTNQLLSVRGIIMNPYIFITVAVIVQIAVALIMPLNEVVSVIYYGIFTTGTIYFVRLIYLALELKKNNFN